In Pengzhenrongella sicca, a single genomic region encodes these proteins:
- a CDS encoding Ppx/GppA phosphatase family protein, translating to MRLGVLDVGSNTVHLLVVDAHPGARPVPSSTHKTVVRMMRFIAPDGAITDEGVERITGAIASAVTAAASEEVAELLPFATSALREATNGAAVFAHIERETGVALRVLSGYDEARLTFLAVRRWHGWSAGRILLLDIGGGSLEIASGIDEYPDLAVSVPLGAGRSTIGFLPDDPPTSDQVEALRAHARGVLREVAPRFAALDRPDHVVGTSKTFRSLARLAGSVHDGVGPDDRVRLRRSQLADWVPRLAAIPAQARTALPGITPERTAQIVGGGIVAEEAMRAFSVRELEICPWALREGLILRRLDDLA from the coding sequence ATGCGGCTCGGAGTGCTCGACGTCGGGTCCAACACGGTGCACCTGCTCGTGGTGGACGCCCACCCGGGCGCCCGGCCGGTGCCGAGCTCGACCCACAAGACGGTCGTGCGGATGATGCGCTTCATCGCGCCCGACGGCGCGATCACCGACGAGGGTGTCGAGCGGATCACCGGGGCGATCGCCTCGGCCGTGACCGCGGCCGCCAGCGAGGAGGTCGCGGAGCTGCTGCCGTTCGCGACGTCGGCGCTGCGGGAGGCGACCAACGGTGCGGCGGTCTTCGCCCACATCGAGCGCGAGACCGGCGTCGCGCTGCGCGTGCTCAGCGGCTACGACGAGGCGCGGCTGACGTTCCTCGCGGTGCGGCGCTGGCACGGCTGGTCGGCCGGGCGCATCCTGCTCCTCGACATCGGCGGCGGCTCCCTCGAGATCGCGTCCGGCATCGACGAGTACCCGGACCTCGCCGTCTCCGTGCCGCTCGGGGCGGGGCGCAGCACGATCGGCTTCCTGCCGGACGACCCGCCGACCTCCGACCAGGTCGAGGCCCTGCGGGCCCACGCCCGCGGCGTGCTGCGCGAGGTCGCCCCGCGCTTCGCCGCGCTGGACCGCCCCGACCACGTGGTGGGCACGAGCAAGACCTTCCGCTCGCTCGCGCGGCTCGCGGGGTCGGTGCACGACGGCGTCGGTCCCGACGACCGGGTCCGGCTGCGCCGCTCGCAGCTCGCGGACTGGGTGCCGCGGCTCGCGGCGATCCCGGCCCAGGCGCGGACGGCCCTGCCGGGGATCACGCCCGAGCGGACCGCGCAGATCGTCGGCGGCGGCATCGTCGCCGAGGAGGCGATGCGCGCGTTCTCCGTCCGCGAGCTCGAGATCTGCCCGTGGGCGCTGCGCGAGGGCCTGATCCTGCGCCGCCTGGACGACCTCGCCTGA
- a CDS encoding LuxR C-terminal-related transcriptional regulator — MSSPTPVDVVLVDDHLMFRTGVRASLDARVNVVGEADDVESAIRCVRALTPPVVLLDVHLPGGNGGGGAEVITACADLLTGTRFLALSVSDAAEDVVAVIRAGARGYVTKAISGPDLCDAVVRVAGGDAVFSPRLAGFVLDAFGTSAADVAITDDELDRLSAREQEVMRLIARGYSYREVASELFISIKTVETHVSAVLRKLQLSSRYELTRWAAARRLL, encoded by the coding sequence ATGAGTAGCCCGACACCGGTCGACGTGGTCCTGGTCGACGATCACCTGATGTTCCGCACGGGCGTGCGCGCCTCGCTCGACGCACGCGTCAACGTCGTCGGCGAGGCCGACGACGTCGAGTCGGCGATCCGCTGCGTGCGCGCCCTGACCCCGCCGGTCGTGCTGCTCGACGTGCACCTGCCCGGGGGCAACGGGGGCGGCGGCGCCGAGGTGATCACGGCGTGCGCCGACCTGCTCACGGGCACGCGCTTCCTCGCGCTGTCGGTCTCCGACGCGGCCGAGGACGTGGTCGCGGTGATCCGGGCGGGCGCTCGCGGCTACGTGACCAAGGCGATCTCCGGGCCGGACCTGTGCGACGCGGTCGTGCGCGTCGCGGGCGGGGACGCGGTCTTCTCGCCGCGCCTGGCCGGGTTCGTGCTCGACGCGTTCGGCACGAGCGCCGCCGACGTCGCGATCACCGACGACGAGCTCGACCGGCTCTCCGCGCGCGAGCAGGAGGTCATGCGGCTCATCGCCCGCGGGTACAGCTACCGCGAGGTCGCCTCCGAGCTGTTCATCTCGATCAAGACGGTCGAGACCCACGTCTCGGCCGTGCTGCGCAAGCTGCAGCTGTCCTCGCGGTACGAGCTCACGCGCTGGGCCGCGGCGCGCCGGCTGCTGTAG
- a CDS encoding glycosyltransferase family 4 protein: MRIAHVTDTFLPRTGGIESQVSDLAARQAAQGHDVHVLTATLGAGGERGGVVDVERGVAVHRLGARMPFELPVNPAESRLIAATLRAVRPDVVHVHAGVLSPFAFDGARVASAARLPVAITWHCMLDGVIGALRLGARLTRWDRRAVAFSAVSDVAAERVASVFGAHVAVLPNGLDLAAWAPATSPAPADDAADRATAGPLRLVATMRLAPRKRAVPLVDAVAAAAARLGPGALSLEIIGSGPVLSRVEVAIARHGLGDVVRLRGRLERAQVRVAYATANVFLAPAELESFGIAALEARVAGLAVVARSGTGITSFVRDGTNGLIVDDDAGLADAIVRCATEPELVRSMQEHNRTVLPDLGWDTVAARAAAEYARAQQLRR, from the coding sequence GTGCGGATCGCCCATGTCACCGACACCTTCCTGCCCCGGACCGGGGGGATCGAGTCTCAGGTCAGCGACCTCGCCGCCCGCCAGGCCGCGCAGGGCCACGACGTGCACGTGCTCACCGCGACCCTCGGGGCCGGCGGCGAGCGCGGCGGGGTGGTCGACGTCGAGCGGGGCGTCGCGGTGCACCGCCTGGGCGCGCGGATGCCGTTCGAACTCCCGGTCAACCCGGCCGAGTCCCGCCTGATCGCCGCGACCCTGCGGGCCGTGCGGCCCGACGTCGTGCACGTGCACGCCGGGGTGCTCTCGCCGTTCGCGTTCGACGGCGCCCGGGTGGCCAGCGCCGCGCGGCTCCCGGTCGCGATCACGTGGCACTGCATGCTCGACGGCGTCATCGGCGCGCTGCGCCTCGGCGCGCGCCTGACCCGTTGGGACCGGCGCGCCGTCGCCTTCAGCGCGGTGAGCGACGTCGCGGCCGAGCGCGTCGCGAGCGTGTTCGGGGCGCACGTCGCGGTGCTCCCCAACGGCCTCGACCTGGCCGCGTGGGCCCCGGCCACGAGCCCCGCCCCGGCCGACGACGCCGCCGACCGCGCGACCGCGGGCCCGTTGCGCCTGGTCGCGACCATGCGACTGGCCCCGCGCAAGCGGGCCGTCCCGCTCGTCGACGCGGTCGCGGCGGCGGCCGCCCGGCTCGGGCCGGGCGCGCTGAGCCTCGAGATCATCGGCTCCGGCCCCGTGCTGAGCCGGGTCGAGGTGGCCATCGCGCGGCACGGCCTCGGCGACGTGGTCCGGCTCCGCGGCCGGCTCGAGCGCGCGCAGGTGCGCGTGGCCTACGCCACCGCGAACGTGTTCCTCGCGCCGGCCGAGCTCGAGTCGTTCGGGATCGCGGCGCTCGAGGCGCGCGTCGCGGGCCTGGCCGTCGTCGCGCGCAGCGGCACCGGCATCACGAGCTTCGTGCGGGACGGGACCAACGGCCTGATCGTGGACGACGACGCGGGGCTGGCCGACGCCATCGTGCGCTGTGCAACGGAGCCCGAGCTCGTCCGGTCGATGCAGGAGCACAACCGGACGGTGCTGCCCGACCTGGGGTGGGACACCGTGGCGGCCCGCGCGGCCGCCGAGTACGCGCGCGCCCAGCAGCTGCGTCGCTGA
- a CDS encoding methyl-accepting chemotaxis protein — MSPQSTTSANEGHLPRARRRAAWFWDRPVWAKVGASIALLGLVFAGVGGFSVAALVQAERNLEDVHQLTDDLQGSMAQLRTAQTESHLLVYRATRAADASSRTQLLTAQDWNDRTAANLIETIAAYPESQTTQWADFLTRWNSWISYRDATLAPLVAAGDIEGLDAAIAASVAADPGYTGRVLGLADGQIQYEVEAIMLDASAAIRDAIIAVVVGFGVSILAAVTLSTAVTRRITRGLRTVSTSLEAMARGDLTVAASVDTGDELGQMAHSLGAAQESLRATLSGVVQTAEMVAAAAEELSAASTQVSVGAQDTSAQAGVVAAAAEEVSRNVQTVAAGAEQMGASIREIAQNANQAAKVAAEATGVVAATNETVTALGTSSEEIGNVVKTITSIAAQTNLLALNATIEAARAGEAGKGFAVVAGEVKELARETAKATEEITRRVESIQVDATGAVAAIREISDIIAAVNDYQLTIASAVEEQTATTNEMSRSVTEAAAGAGEIALNITGVASSTAGASEIMGQMGASVDELARMSADLRTRVAAFTY, encoded by the coding sequence ATGAGCCCGCAGTCAACGACCAGCGCGAACGAGGGCCACCTCCCACGGGCGCGCCGGCGCGCGGCCTGGTTCTGGGACCGGCCCGTCTGGGCCAAGGTCGGCGCCTCGATCGCGCTCCTGGGGCTCGTGTTCGCCGGCGTCGGCGGATTCAGCGTGGCCGCGCTCGTCCAGGCCGAGCGCAACCTCGAGGACGTGCACCAGCTCACGGACGACCTGCAGGGATCGATGGCCCAGCTGCGCACCGCGCAGACCGAGAGCCACCTGCTCGTGTACCGCGCGACGCGCGCCGCGGACGCGAGCAGCCGCACGCAGCTGCTCACGGCGCAGGACTGGAACGACCGCACCGCGGCCAACCTGATCGAGACCATCGCGGCATACCCCGAGTCGCAGACGACGCAGTGGGCCGACTTCCTGACCCGGTGGAACTCCTGGATCTCGTACCGCGACGCAACGCTCGCACCGCTCGTCGCGGCGGGCGACATCGAGGGCCTCGATGCCGCGATCGCCGCGTCCGTCGCAGCGGACCCGGGCTACACCGGCCGCGTGCTCGGGCTCGCCGACGGCCAGATCCAGTACGAGGTCGAGGCGATCATGCTCGACGCGAGCGCGGCCATCCGCGACGCCATCATCGCCGTCGTCGTGGGCTTCGGCGTGTCCATCCTCGCGGCGGTCACGCTGTCCACCGCCGTCACCCGCCGGATCACGCGGGGACTGCGGACCGTGAGCACGAGCCTGGAGGCGATGGCCCGCGGCGACCTCACGGTCGCGGCGAGCGTCGACACCGGCGACGAGCTCGGCCAGATGGCGCACTCGCTCGGCGCCGCCCAGGAGTCGTTGCGCGCGACCCTCTCGGGGGTCGTGCAGACCGCCGAGATGGTCGCCGCCGCCGCCGAAGAGCTCTCCGCCGCCTCGACCCAGGTGTCCGTCGGCGCGCAGGACACGAGCGCCCAGGCGGGCGTCGTCGCCGCCGCGGCCGAGGAGGTCAGCCGCAACGTCCAGACGGTCGCGGCGGGAGCCGAGCAGATGGGCGCCTCGATCCGCGAGATCGCCCAGAACGCGAACCAGGCCGCCAAGGTCGCGGCCGAGGCGACCGGCGTCGTCGCCGCGACGAACGAGACGGTCACGGCGCTCGGGACGAGCAGCGAGGAGATCGGGAACGTCGTCAAGACGATCACGTCGATCGCGGCGCAGACGAACCTGCTCGCGCTGAACGCGACGATCGAGGCCGCGCGGGCCGGAGAGGCGGGCAAGGGCTTCGCCGTCGTCGCCGGGGAGGTCAAGGAACTCGCTCGCGAGACCGCCAAGGCCACCGAGGAGATCACCCGGCGGGTCGAGTCGATCCAGGTCGACGCGACCGGGGCCGTCGCCGCGATCCGCGAGATCTCCGACATCATCGCCGCGGTCAACGACTACCAGCTGACGATCGCGTCCGCCGTCGAGGAGCAGACCGCGACCACGAACGAGATGTCCCGGTCCGTCACCGAGGCTGCCGCCGGCGCGGGCGAGATCGCGCTGAACATCACCGGTGTGGCGTCGTCCACGGCCGGGGCGAGCGAGATCATGGGCCAGATGGGCGCGTCGGTCGACGAGCTCGCCCGGATGTCCGCCGACCTCCGCACGCGCGTCGCGGCGTTCACCTACTAG
- a CDS encoding DUF3817 domain-containing protein, giving the protein MHEPEKTRAAVGRYRVLAWVTGVMLLVLCVEIVLKYVVQVGPDVLAWIGWIPQAHGFVYIVYLVTVLDLWSKMRWGFGRLTVMVLGGVVPVMSFVVERRVHADAQARLGAAPGQLPLTS; this is encoded by the coding sequence GTGCATGAACCGGAGAAGACGCGCGCCGCCGTCGGCCGCTACCGCGTGCTGGCGTGGGTGACCGGCGTCATGCTGCTCGTCCTGTGCGTCGAGATCGTGCTGAAGTACGTCGTGCAGGTCGGGCCCGACGTGCTCGCGTGGATCGGCTGGATCCCGCAGGCGCACGGCTTCGTCTACATCGTCTACCTGGTCACGGTGCTGGACCTGTGGTCGAAGATGCGCTGGGGCTTCGGCCGGCTGACCGTCATGGTGCTCGGCGGCGTCGTGCCCGTGATGTCGTTCGTCGTCGAGCGCCGCGTGCACGCCGACGCGCAGGCCCGGCTCGGCGCGGCGCCGGGCCAACTACCCTTGACCTCGTGA
- a CDS encoding PspC domain-containing protein → MDTSTPAPADQPPAPAAGEPPYPPAGQPPFPPAGQQPYPPAGQPPYGAPTRSGSDGFFDGIRRIGIVRSEQRWIGGVAGGIALRFGIDPLLVRGIIIVTAIFGGGAGFILYAFAWALLPEQVDGRIHLQETIHGRFDVALLGAIGLFIVGTSTDDWWFGGWGMQGFGWFSGLLWFAAIATVVGLVISSATRRGGGNPAGGPPYPARSPQYPAGSPQASTYPAPPAPGAAARAAGGYAGHAPGTPPPPPQARGYAGPAASGYASPTAGGYASPAASGYAGQPAGSYAGHAGPTAAGYAGRPARSQAGPPAGYATAPPVPPKPRRPVVHGPGSAAVGAVVGLSLVTLAGLLIADRTEGLDLSVGLTAAGIGIVLAGIGIIVAGLRGRSSGTLGFLAITGIVLAVPAAAITQGDWDTSWNNDPTTVRLIAPEGQWSPSTPAQASEGVAAAVGDLNVDLTQLATDGQVVEVPISLGAGQLTITVPSDTPVSAVVKLAAGDISWDVEDNPQEISGVSGSREYEFASDEVAAGENAQIVLHVESGAGAVRVVEVSR, encoded by the coding sequence ATGGACACATCGACACCTGCTCCGGCGGATCAGCCGCCGGCCCCTGCGGCGGGGGAACCGCCGTACCCGCCCGCCGGCCAACCGCCGTTCCCGCCCGCCGGCCAGCAGCCCTACCCGCCCGCTGGCCAGCCTCCCTACGGCGCCCCGACGCGGTCGGGCAGCGACGGCTTCTTCGACGGCATCCGCCGGATCGGCATCGTCCGGTCCGAGCAGCGCTGGATCGGCGGGGTCGCCGGCGGCATCGCCCTGCGCTTCGGCATCGACCCGCTGCTCGTGCGCGGGATCATCATCGTCACCGCGATCTTCGGCGGCGGCGCGGGCTTCATCCTCTACGCGTTCGCCTGGGCCCTCCTGCCGGAGCAGGTCGACGGACGCATCCACCTGCAGGAGACGATCCACGGCCGGTTCGACGTCGCGCTGCTCGGCGCGATCGGCCTGTTCATCGTGGGCACCAGCACCGACGACTGGTGGTTCGGCGGCTGGGGCATGCAGGGCTTCGGCTGGTTCAGCGGGCTCCTCTGGTTCGCCGCGATCGCCACCGTCGTCGGCCTCGTCATCTCCTCCGCCACCCGCCGCGGCGGCGGCAACCCGGCCGGCGGCCCGCCGTACCCGGCCCGCTCTCCGCAGTACCCGGCCGGCTCGCCGCAGGCCTCGACCTACCCGGCGCCGCCCGCGCCGGGAGCGGCGGCCCGCGCCGCCGGCGGCTACGCCGGCCACGCGCCGGGCACTCCCCCGCCGCCGCCGCAGGCACGCGGCTACGCCGGTCCAGCCGCAAGCGGCTACGCCAGCCCCACCGCGGGCGGCTACGCCAGCCCCGCCGCAAGCGGCTATGCCGGCCAGCCCGCAGGCAGCTACGCCGGGCACGCCGGACCGACGGCGGCCGGCTACGCCGGTCGGCCCGCCCGCAGCCAGGCCGGCCCGCCGGCCGGGTACGCGACCGCGCCGCCCGTCCCGCCCAAGCCGCGGCGCCCGGTCGTGCACGGGCCCGGCTCCGCCGCCGTCGGCGCCGTCGTCGGGCTGTCGCTCGTGACCCTCGCGGGCCTGCTCATCGCCGATCGCACGGAGGGCCTCGACCTCTCGGTCGGGCTGACCGCCGCCGGCATCGGCATCGTCCTGGCGGGGATCGGGATCATCGTCGCCGGGCTGCGCGGGCGGTCGAGCGGAACGCTCGGCTTCCTCGCGATCACGGGCATCGTGCTCGCGGTCCCCGCGGCCGCGATCACGCAGGGCGACTGGGACACCAGCTGGAACAATGACCCCACGACCGTCCGGCTGATCGCCCCCGAGGGGCAGTGGTCGCCGAGCACGCCGGCCCAGGCCAGCGAGGGCGTCGCGGCCGCGGTCGGCGACCTGAACGTCGACCTGACGCAGCTCGCCACCGACGGCCAGGTCGTCGAGGTTCCGATCAGCCTCGGCGCGGGTCAGCTCACCATCACGGTGCCGAGCGACACCCCGGTCTCGGCCGTGGTCAAGCTGGCCGCCGGCGACATCTCGTGGGACGTCGAAGACAACCCGCAAGAGATCTCGGGCGTCTCCGGATCCCGCGAGTACGAGTTCGCGAGCGACGAGGTCGCCGCGGGCGAGAACGCACAGATCGTCCTGCACGTCGAATCTGGCGCGGGCGCTGTCCGCGTCGTGGAGGTATCCCGATGA
- the guaA gene encoding glutamine-hydrolyzing GMP synthase has translation MTQPPAAPLPAASPAATPRPVLVVDFGAQYAQLIARRVREASVYSEIVPHTATVEAMLAKNPVAIILSGGPSSVYADGAPSVDPALFDAGIPVLGICYGFQAMAQALGGTVARTGSSEFGGTAVTIAGAGELLAGSPAEQSVWMSHGDSVQAAPAGFDVLATSSGSPVAAFEDRTRNLYGLQWHPEVRHSPLGQRALENFLYTGAGLAPDWNPGNVIADQVAAIRAQVGSARVICGLSGGVDSSVAAALVQKAVGDQLTCVFVDHGLLRSGEAEQVEKDFVAATGVTLKVVDARERFLDALAGVSDPETKRKIIGREFIRVFEQAAREVVADAGDAGAEVKFLVQGTLYPDVVESGGGEGAANIKSHHNVGGLPDDLQFSLVEPLRALFKDEVRAVGLELGVPEAIVWRQPFPGPGLGIRIVGEVTAERLEILRAADAIAREELTRAGLDREIWQCPVVLLGDVRSVGVQGDGRTYGHPIVLRPVSSEDAMTADWTRLPYDVLAIISTRITNEVREVNRVVLDVTSKPPGTIEWE, from the coding sequence GTGACGCAGCCCCCCGCAGCCCCGCTCCCCGCCGCGAGCCCCGCGGCCACGCCCCGCCCCGTCCTCGTCGTCGACTTCGGTGCGCAGTATGCGCAGCTGATCGCGCGGCGCGTGCGCGAGGCGAGCGTGTACTCCGAGATCGTGCCGCACACCGCGACCGTCGAGGCGATGCTCGCGAAGAACCCGGTCGCGATCATCCTGTCCGGCGGCCCGTCCAGCGTGTACGCCGACGGCGCACCCTCGGTCGACCCGGCGCTGTTCGACGCCGGAATCCCGGTGCTCGGCATCTGCTACGGCTTCCAGGCGATGGCCCAGGCGCTCGGCGGGACCGTCGCGCGCACCGGCAGCAGCGAGTTCGGGGGCACGGCGGTCACGATCGCCGGCGCCGGCGAGCTGCTGGCCGGCTCCCCGGCCGAGCAGTCCGTCTGGATGAGCCACGGCGACTCCGTGCAGGCCGCGCCGGCCGGCTTCGACGTGCTCGCGACGTCCTCCGGCTCGCCCGTGGCGGCGTTCGAGGACCGCACCCGCAACCTGTACGGCCTGCAGTGGCACCCCGAGGTGCGGCACTCCCCGCTCGGGCAGCGCGCGCTGGAGAACTTCCTGTACACCGGCGCGGGGCTCGCGCCCGACTGGAACCCCGGCAACGTGATCGCCGACCAGGTGGCCGCGATCCGCGCCCAGGTCGGCTCGGCGCGCGTGATCTGCGGCCTGTCCGGCGGCGTCGACTCCTCGGTCGCCGCGGCGCTCGTGCAGAAGGCCGTCGGCGACCAGCTGACCTGCGTCTTCGTCGACCATGGGCTGCTGCGCTCGGGCGAGGCGGAGCAGGTCGAGAAGGACTTCGTCGCCGCCACGGGCGTCACGCTCAAGGTCGTCGACGCGCGCGAGCGGTTCCTCGACGCGCTCGCGGGCGTGAGCGACCCCGAGACCAAGCGCAAGATCATCGGCCGCGAGTTCATCCGGGTGTTCGAGCAGGCGGCGCGCGAGGTCGTGGCCGACGCGGGCGACGCGGGCGCCGAGGTCAAGTTCCTCGTCCAGGGCACGCTGTACCCCGACGTCGTCGAGTCGGGCGGCGGCGAGGGTGCCGCGAACATCAAGAGCCACCACAACGTCGGCGGGCTGCCGGACGACCTGCAGTTCTCGCTCGTCGAGCCGCTGCGCGCGCTGTTCAAGGACGAGGTCCGCGCCGTCGGTCTCGAGCTCGGGGTGCCCGAGGCGATCGTGTGGCGCCAGCCGTTCCCCGGCCCCGGACTCGGCATCCGGATCGTCGGCGAGGTCACGGCCGAGCGCCTGGAGATCCTGCGCGCGGCGGACGCCATCGCGCGCGAGGAGCTCACTCGCGCTGGGCTGGACCGCGAGATCTGGCAGTGCCCGGTCGTGCTGCTCGGCGACGTGCGCTCGGTCGGCGTGCAGGGTGACGGGCGCACCTACGGGCACCCGATCGTGCTGCGGCCGGTCAGCTCGGAGGACGCGATGACCGCGGACTGGACCCGGCTGCCGTACGACGTGCTCGCGATCATCTCCACGCGCATCACGAACGAGGTGCGCGAGGTCAACCGCGTCGTCCTCGACGTCACGAGCAAACCGCCGGGCACCATCGAGTGGGAGTAG
- a CDS encoding ATP-binding protein, translating into MTWTTGGAEYPVPQRPGPTGPPARLPLRRPVDGRRRVAGVCAGIAAHLGMPVRVVRLLMVGATFAGGAGALLYIFLWVTVPTGDPAAAAAQDRPAALTRLAPRLREQSRPVPVTDIGIGLILLVGAGLLIAIRRGADVQMTWVVPALILLAGTALAWSQLDRVQRERWLSRAGGRTPVSVVRLVGGAVLVGIGALLLVGQDAPAGAQVRAAVAALAVLAGAVIVAAPWWLRLAHELGDERAARAREAERADIAAHLHDSVLQTLALIRARADDPVEVSRMARAQERELREWLYDDRSEPGTSLAAALRAVVGEVEDGRAVAIETVVVGDRVPDADTEALLQATREALVNAVVHGRPPVSLYLEVAPDAVDVFVRDRGDGFDLDAVPLDRFGVRESIMGRVRRRGGSATVTSRPERGTEVHLRVPVRPTDEHARETTATR; encoded by the coding sequence ATGACGTGGACGACGGGCGGCGCGGAGTACCCGGTGCCGCAGCGCCCGGGCCCTACGGGGCCTCCGGCGCGCCTGCCGCTGCGCCGCCCGGTGGACGGGCGCCGGCGGGTCGCCGGCGTGTGCGCCGGGATCGCCGCCCACCTCGGGATGCCGGTCCGGGTCGTGCGCCTGCTCATGGTCGGCGCGACGTTCGCGGGCGGCGCCGGCGCGTTGCTGTACATCTTCCTGTGGGTCACCGTGCCGACGGGGGACCCGGCGGCGGCCGCCGCGCAGGACCGGCCCGCCGCGCTGACGCGGCTGGCGCCCCGGCTGCGCGAGCAGAGCCGCCCGGTGCCCGTCACCGACATCGGCATCGGGCTGATCCTGCTCGTCGGCGCGGGGCTGCTCATCGCGATCCGGCGCGGCGCCGATGTGCAGATGACCTGGGTCGTGCCAGCCCTCATCCTGCTCGCGGGCACGGCGTTGGCCTGGAGCCAGCTCGACCGCGTGCAGCGCGAGCGGTGGCTGTCCCGCGCCGGCGGGCGCACGCCCGTCAGCGTCGTCCGGCTCGTCGGCGGCGCCGTCCTGGTGGGGATCGGCGCGCTGCTCCTGGTCGGGCAGGACGCGCCCGCGGGGGCGCAGGTGCGGGCCGCCGTCGCGGCGCTGGCGGTGCTCGCCGGCGCGGTCATCGTGGCCGCGCCGTGGTGGCTGCGCCTGGCGCATGAGCTCGGCGACGAGCGCGCGGCCCGCGCGCGCGAGGCCGAGCGGGCCGACATCGCCGCGCACCTGCACGACTCGGTGCTGCAGACCCTCGCGCTCATCCGCGCGCGCGCCGACGACCCGGTCGAGGTCTCACGCATGGCCCGCGCCCAGGAGCGCGAGCTGCGCGAGTGGCTCTACGACGACCGGTCCGAGCCCGGCACATCGCTCGCCGCCGCGCTGCGCGCCGTCGTCGGCGAGGTCGAGGACGGCCGCGCGGTCGCGATCGAGACCGTCGTCGTGGGTGACCGGGTGCCGGACGCCGACACCGAGGCGCTGCTGCAGGCGACCCGCGAGGCGCTCGTCAACGCCGTCGTGCACGGCCGGCCGCCGGTCTCGCTGTACCTCGAGGTCGCCCCCGACGCCGTCGACGTCTTCGTCCGGGACCGCGGCGACGGGTTCGACCTCGACGCCGTGCCGCTCGACCGCTTCGGCGTGCGGGAGTCCATCATGGGACGCGTGCGTCGCCGCGGCGGGTCCGCGACCGTGACGTCGCGACCCGAGCGGGGCACCGAGGTGCACCTGCGGGTCCCGGTGCGGCCGACCGACGAGCACGCGCGCGAGACAACCGCAACCAGATGA
- a CDS encoding aromatic ring-opening dioxygenase LigA — protein sequence MSSTTTNSTNPMVKLIGLVLLVAAVVMVAAGATTWAFVTSALKDENITVSAVTEEEPGSLAGKPVAGPFTAYAQANAIAHHALAGAEGRTYAELGEASNALKAELAADGKSEAEIAEDEGVLEIAAQRTTAMNGSFLRASLFTSVVSYGVAALVMGLGLLFGLLGFALRSISTTTVVTTATPTERPVASAV from the coding sequence ATGTCCTCCACCACCACCAACTCCACGAACCCGATGGTCAAGCTCATCGGCCTCGTGCTGCTCGTCGCCGCGGTCGTCATGGTCGCCGCGGGCGCCACCACCTGGGCCTTCGTCACCTCGGCGCTCAAGGACGAGAACATCACGGTCTCCGCTGTGACCGAAGAGGAGCCGGGCTCGCTCGCCGGCAAGCCCGTCGCCGGTCCGTTCACGGCGTACGCCCAGGCCAACGCCATCGCGCACCACGCGCTCGCCGGCGCCGAGGGCCGCACCTACGCCGAGCTCGGCGAGGCCTCCAACGCGCTCAAGGCCGAGCTCGCCGCCGACGGCAAGTCCGAGGCTGAGATCGCCGAGGACGAGGGCGTTCTCGAGATCGCCGCCCAGCGCACCACCGCGATGAACGGCTCGTTCCTGCGCGCGTCGCTCTTCACCTCGGTCGTCTCCTACGGCGTCGCCGCCCTGGTCATGGGCCTCGGCCTCCTGTTCGGCCTGCTGGGCTTCGCCCTGCGGTCCATCTCGACGACCACGGTCGTCACGACGGCCACCCCCACCGAGCGCCCCGTCGCCTCGGCCGTCTGA